The stretch of DNA ACTTGTTTGTTTAATTTTGGGTGCATGGATCCTGTTATTGGTAAACATCAGTGTAACTGTCAGTCCACATCATCTCTTTAGTTGAGGTCACATGTATATGACAGCTTGAAAAGGCAAACAACCACTTAATATCGTTTAATTTAAGTAATAATAATTCACCCATGTCTTAAATTTTTCTGCCAGAGTGGGATTGTCCAACTACCGAAAAAGTGAAAGCATCTAGAAACCTTTGAATAAAAAGATGGGTAACACTTGTCTCTTTCTAGTACATCTTTACACCTAAATACCTAATTGACACTTGTCTCTTTCTGGTAACGTTATTGGGGAACTTTAGTTTACAGAATATTTGTACCATTTGGAGGCCTGGGGCAAATATTTATGATgaattttatccataggataTACCAGCTTTGCTGAAGTAGTTGAAACATATATTGGTGTGAAAATATGGACCTTCATGACTGATTTTTTCAATAGGTTCTACTCCACTTACGGGCATGTCGCCAAGCTAGCTGAGGAGATCAAGAAAGGCGCCGCCTCTGTCGAAGGTGTGGAGGTTAAGATATGGCAGGTCAGTCTCAGCATCCATGCGGTATCGCAGTTGGCAGCACTGCAATAATCTCTGGTTTCTAATGGTCATTCGAGCCTGCATGCTTGCAATCGCCATTCTGCTTGTGATGAGCCATGTTAAGATAATAAAATTCATGCCGACAGGTCCCTGAGACTCTGTCCGACGAGGTGCTCGGCAAGATGGGCGCGCCCCCGAAGACGGACGCGCCGATCATCACGCCGCAGGAGCTCGCGGATGCGGACGGGATCCTCTTCGGGTTCCCCACGCGCTTCGGCATGATGGCCGCGCAGATGAAGGCCTTCTTCGACGCCACCGGCGGCCTGTGGCGGGAGCAGAGCCTGGCCAGCAAGCCAGCCGGCATCTTCTTCAGCACCGGCACCCAGGGCGGCGGGCAGGAGACCACGCCGTGAGTCGTCGTCGCTGATCGGAACGGATAGGGAGGGACGGCCGCGTAGTACAATATATATATACGTGCGTGCTGACGTTTTCCCTTGGTCAGGCTGACGGCGGTGACGCAGCTGACGCACCACGGGATGGTGTTCGTGCCGGTGGGGTACACGTTCGGCGCCAAGATGTTCGGCATGGACAGCGTGCAGGGCGGCAGCCCGTACGGCGCCGGCACGTTCGCCGGGGACGGCTCGCGGTGGCCGACGGAGGTGGAGCTGGAGCACGCCTTCCACCAGGGCAAGTACTTCGCCGGCATCGCCAAGAGGCTCAAGGGCGGCTCCACCTGATGGCTCGCGCGCCATCTAtcatcaccggcggcggcgacgcggcgaTCGCCATGCATGGCCATGCCCATGCTCGCGCGTAGCTACGGCGCCTACATATACAGTTACACACCCTGCGCGGCTGTGCAGCATCTACATATAGCTGTTCCTGTGGATCTCGATCGTTCGCCACTCTATACGGCAGCGTGTGATTCGGTCGGTCTTATTGTGGTCTTTGATTGAACTGCTCGTGGATTGGATTTGGTATGCGGATTGTGCATTTGTGCTTGACATACCATCGTATGATCGTATCACCGCGTGCTCTTTTATTTGTCTTCTTTTTCGAGCTGTTCCTAGACGAAATGAAATGATACGATAATCCCCTCCAGCCCCGCTTGGGTTACCACTAGACGACGGAAGAACGCCTTGCTGATTTCGGCCCACTTACCAGCCCACGTCCTTTAAGATTTTGTTGTAGAGACCCACACCCACATGATATTTTGCGCTCGACCTGGAGGTGAACTGTCACAGAAAGCTGAACAATTTTTTTTATTATGTTGGAACAATTGTTCTAGTTTCACAACAAAATTTTTCTGCATTCAAAAAAATTGTTACACCAAAATAATTATCTTAATATACTCAAGTGTGATCTTATTTTGAAGATTTCATCGTAAGGAACATAGTGATGCAGTCAGATTTTGATTTGGATATACGGTTTGGAAAATACGATTCTTTTTACTTGTTATATTCTTTTGGTTTCTTCTTAGACCACGTGCCCGACCCATTCTCACTTCTTTGATACATTGATTGCTGATCACACATGTGACTCATATAAGCCCCTGCCCATGTTTAGTTTCATCCCTCAAGAGCTAAGGCTATGTGATACACTTATGTCTGTAGGCACGTTTTTTAGTCTAAATATGCATAGTAAGGTTGCATACAATGACTAAAAGCAATTGAGGTAATGACAATACAAAATATGGAGTCATGCGAACACTCAACATCCAGCTATGCTTCCTAAGTATACAAAGCCAATTATCATGTAAGACTTATATAGATACATAAGTATGAGTAATCATCCAAGCACTCTCCATGATTGAAAACGTTAGGTGCCTTATATGTATGAGGGGGGACAGAAAGGGAACCCAACCATGATACTTGGTGCGCTTATACAATAATAAAATCACTATTGGAGCTAGATGACGCACGAAGCTAAGTTCATAAATTTTGATTTGCATTTTGAGAGTATATGGATCTAAATGACATTTGAGGCTAAGTTTAAGGAGCAAGATCTGTAATTAAGAGTATAGGGAcataagagcatctccaacagaTTACTCATATCTCATATCCAAAACACACACTCTCCCCGTTACCAATAACTACTTTTGTATTTTGGTAATGGTTGCTACTGCAGATTATCAAAATCTAATCACCAAGAATAGGGTACAGAGAAAAATCCCCTTCATTTCGGTAAGCGGGGAGAGGGAGGTGTGTTTTGGTAATTACCAAAAACTTAAACTTTTAGGTACTGGGGATCGGATTGGTAATTTGCTGGAGCACTTCCAATCACCAAAATATTCATTATATTAGGGAGAGGGATGAGTAGTCTGTTGGAGATGttgttggagatgctctaagtGACACAGCCAAACAAAAATAAATTTAAGGACCGACCATGCACTTTACTcttattttaaattttaaataTTAAAAAGGTATTGGTTGCCAAAGTTTAAACGTGTAATCCGAAATGACACTTATTTAAGAGCGGAGACACCAAGAGAGTAGTGTGGAGTACGATGGCATATTATCCGTACTGCCACATATTTCAATTTACAAAAACTTTTTGATAACTTTTCCAATTTTAAATTAGTATCTAGCTACTAGGTATGCTTTTCAATAAATTACGCAATGTACTTGTTTAATAATTCGTGATTAACTTCTGTTAAAAAAAAAGGCTAACTGCTCACTATGCCTGCAAAGCTGACCTCTCCTTGTTTGCTTCCAAGTTTTAGCACCATCCTCCACCCAACCTGTCAATACAAAGGTACTACCAATAACATTATTCTTTGGAAAGTTGCTTATTATATATGTACTACTGTAACAGCACATCATTCTCTTTTGAACCTGCCCCAGGAAATATATCCATCTGAACCTTTGAGTACTTATGTGTAGGCAAGGCAAGTGCACCTGGTCTTTCGGCTTCCCCTATTCTGATCGGATTTCTTCTATTCAATCCAACTAAACACCCTTTATACACACGTGATCCGTCAGGTTTTTCATTTACTTTTGCTCCAACACTACTGCCATGAGAATACCGCTTACACAAATACCTGCCCTCTACCTAGAGCTACATGCATGTCTCTGTCTCTACCGAAATCTGCCGCCAAAGGTAGGGTGCCAGAACTCCGGCGCCGTCTCGCTCGCCGCCACCGCATAAGTGCTCGCCACCGGGACGAGGCACAGCCCTCGGCTTCGCAGGTCCTCCTTTGCCTCACAGCCCTCCTTGATCTGATAGGCACCCTTGTTAATTTAAGGGGAAAACTGAAGTTTGTACTTGGTAAGAGGAAATAAGGAACAAAAAAATCCGAATAATATTTTGGGAGAAAGATTTCTGGATATATAACGTTACACTCAAAATGATGCTTATTAAGAGCTGGTAATAATGCATATACCTGTTGTTGCTGTAGCTGCTGCACAGGTCGTCCGCACCTCAGATACGGAGAGCTCAGGGACTGCAGGGGTCGGTTCATTAGCTCAAACCACGCAAAAGCTGTTCAGTCATTTGATCATGGTGATGAGCTATAAATCCGTATACTTACTGCTACTTGATGGTGCAGGAACCTGATGTATTCGATGGCCTCGTGAAGGACCGATGCAGTATCCGTCTAAAAAGAAATCCACGGATGCGACGGATCGAATATGTTCATCAGCTTGGAGTGATATGTTTATTTGCTCAAGCGAAATTCAAAGGATCGGATGATGAACAAGAGAGTAACCGAAACGGGGGAACAAAATAGAAAAGGGCACCTTTCCAAAAGGCGAGACCAGTTGTTGGAGCGCGGTGATTCTGTCCCCGAGCTTCTCCTTCCTCACCTGCCCGGGGGAATAATTATCAAAAGCAATCATAATCCAATTGATGATCATCATAGCTAACGAGAATATATGTCTAGCCTGAATCGCATGTGCTGAGCTGGAAATCAAAAGTTGTCCGGATAATTGAAGGTGGAAGGTGATATAATCTCTTCGGATTGCGTCAcaggccggcggccggccggtgcACACCTTGAAGGTCGGCAAGGGGGATGGCGTCGCGATCCGGGGCTTCttagccgccgccggcggcgagttCTCGGGAACACTTCTTCTCGTCGCCGAGGAGCAAGTGTCCTGAACAGGTTCCTTGTTGGACTGCACTGGAGGCCGAGTCGTCAGAAGGAACCCTAGCTAGCTGCTCTGCAGTAGAAAGAAGCGGCGGCGACGCCCCGCTGCCGACCATGCCATACCTTGAAAGCTTTGTGCTCCCAGGCCTGCAACAGAAGTGGCTTCGTCGTCATCGGCAGCGCCGACGGCATGTCGCTGAAATTCCGCGTCGACGAGCCAAACAAGCCGGAGAAGTGCTGCTGCTGCGAGAACGGCTTCGTCATCGGCGCCGCCGGCACGTCGCCGTAGCTGGAGTACTGGTTGTCCGCGTACAGGTGCACGCTCCGCGACGCCGCTGCTGGTGCCACGGGCTCCGCGCCGTCGACGACGTCGGGCTGTTGATCAAGCAGGAAGTAGCGACCCGCGTCGTCGCCGTGGAGTTGGAGGAGCGCGTTGAAGCCGGTGGTCGCCTCTGCACcagccgctctgccgccgctccTGTCGAGCAAATCGCCATGCACCGCGCATGCAACCGTGGAGGTCGATCTCAGTACGCCAAGATGAATCgaaggcacacacacacacaacgcGGGGAAGCTGAGATTCTCTGCTTACATGTAGGCTTGCGTCCAATTCACCATGTGGGGGGCTGGATCGGCGAGGAAGGACGGCGtcgaggcggcggcagcggcgccgaCGTGGAAACTTGGCCGGAAATAATCCGTCTCGGTGGCACTCGTCGCCGCCGACTCGTCGGCGTCCTGGTTCGTCGAGCAGGCCGACGCGCCGTCGCCGGTACGCGCGGAGCTCCACCACTCGTCTGCCATGGGGATGGATCGGACGATCAGCTTGCTCTAGAGGGAGAGGCACGCCAGCGCCTCTTGCTGTACACGCCGCGCGCAGTGGAATCTCGTCGCCGACGACGATGTATTTATGCCAAGTAGTGGTCGAGCTGAGGGATTCGGCCGGTATTTGCTTGCCGGGCTTGGAGTGAGAGTTAACGTGCTGTACACGGTGGACTTCGTGATCGATCAGCTTGTGGAGAGCACAGGGGTCTCTGACTTCTAAATTTGTTATTGTAAGTTCTGAAGTTTCTGACCTTTGGACTTCTTTTTGTTTGATTGGATTGGGACGGTACCAGGCTAGTAGTCCTGTGCGTGTACAGCCACGCGCTCATGGTGTCGCCGAGCGCAAGCACCGAGCACCGCGTCGATGAACAGTGCGCCGGCGACATTTCGAGACCCTAGTTGACACAGGGAACGGGAATGGGGCCCGCCCCAACAAAGCGGCCGACGATGGCGGACGCCGGTGCTGGTGGAGAGGGAGCGTGGCACGAATGGCCGGAGCACAAGAACATGTAGGTTGAGAGTATCATCTGGGTGATTTCAACACAGCGAAACGTTATATACTGTCGTGGAGGGTGCTAGTATTTTCCCAAGTGTCCGGAACTGTTTTATTGTTCAATCTAGTATGCTGGAAAGCTAGCAAAATTGCATGAGTGGAATGATTTGCATCTACCATTTCTAGGTTATTATGAACATTTTGTTTTTCTTGTGGACACTTGATGATTGTAGCGTAAGGTTTGATTTGCCTCCGCATGATTTATTGCATTGCTTTGCTTGCGACCAAGCAAAGCTTGGACGCGCTGGTCTGTACTAAGTGTAAAGCAACGGTGATCAGCTGAAGCTTCAGATTCGGTCAACCTCAAACGCGTCTTCCAGTTTTTGTTTTTCTTAAACAAAAATCTCTGTTTTGCTCGTCGACACCGAAATTCTTATGAGGCCATCAGCTAGCCTACAAAGGTGCAGGGATTGCAGATCTTTTCTTTATGAAGGTCAGCACTGCTGTCTGTTGATTGCTGCCTTCGTGTAGGTGATGTCAGGCTGCCGTAGCGCCGGGCCCGGCGTGCGGGGCCCAGAGGCTCGCACGCGCGCGTGCCTCCGGTCGCCTACGGCGTACACCGTCGGTCCGGGCTCCGGCAGCAGGCCGGAGCCGATCGGCCAGTGCCCCGTTCGCAGTCAAAAGGCCCGAGagggaccgccgccgccgcctgcaccacCCTTCCTGCTGCAGTGGGCAGTACTGCACTCATCCAGCAGTAGTGCCCTGCCACGCCAATGCCAATCTTCCAGCCGGCTACTCTGGCTGTCTGACCTTGAAGCAAGCCGCTGTTGCCGTGGAATCTCTGCACGTAGCGCCGCCTGCCACAAAACTGAAAACCCTGAAGATACTGAATCAGGGCGACTGGTTCTTGGCCGATATTCAGAGTCCCAGCACCGAGACTGGCCCGGCACTAGCCCGATCGGGTGGAATTGATGGACCGTTTGGACTTTTTAAATTTGGAGCAGGTCAGGTCTCTAAGGGTACGTTTGGATGAGAGGAGAATAAATTTTAATCCTTATCGCATCGGATGTTTAGACACCaataaaaaatattaaatataggttaattataaaactaattatataaATGGAAACTAATTCATGAGACTCCTAATTAGTCTATAACTTGATtatattgtgctacagtaaacatatactaatgatggattaattatgtttaatggattcatctcgtgaattagtctccatttgtgcaattaattttataattagcctTTATTCAATAATTTTAATTGTTGTTCAAATATTTGATGTGACTGGACCAAACTTTAATCCGGCGAATTCAAACAAGCCATAACATATGCCTCTTCTCTTGCTCAATCACGAGCGGAGAGGGATCGTCAACGAGAACCGCGTGGAGTGCAGGAGCAGTGTCAAATTGTCAACGCAAACAGAGTGAGACGCATGCAGCTGCACAACGAGCAGCGAAGAAAATCGAATCGCACGCTCCCTATCGACAGTCAATTCGACATGCGCATCGCCAGAATCCGCTTCGGTTTGGCGTCACGACGCGGCGGCCGGTGCGCCGCCGACGGGGACCGACTGTCGCCGGCGGAGACGACAAATAGAGGAGGCCGACGGCCGCGGCGGGGCTAGGCTAATCAACCGAAATAACTACTTCAAGGCGGCTGCAACCTGACAAGGTTAGTTACGACTTACGACCAGAGGCTAGCTAGCGCGACTGCTACGAGGAACCTAAGCCCGGTCAGTTCGGTGTTCCGGCTAGAGCTAGCGGCTTCGCAGAAGTCTTTTTTTGCAGAACTAGCAGCAGAATATAGTTAATCCCGAGGAGTCAACGACAGCACACCGGCTCTTGGTAAAGCATGACGGGTTCGTGGCCGTGACTGCTCATTTTGTATGCAACTACACTATCGTACACTTTCAGAATCCCTGTTCCTGCTGCGGTCGTAAGCCTTGCCAACGAACCTTGTTCCGTTCTGGGCATCGTATCCCCAGGTCACCGTGCAAAAATCAGCCTTGTTCTATATAGTGCTTCACAAATCATAAAGTTCATGTTCATAAAGTTGATGTTATTGATGTTATCGGTAACTGGAAGTGTTCCAGCAGATTACCAATCCAATCCTTATTATCTAAATATTTTCGATAATCATCAAAACCCTCCCTCTCACCTAAATGAAAGGTATTCATCTCTTCATCTTATTTTTGGTGATTGAATTTTTATAGTCTACTACAGCAACTATTGTCAAAAGTAGTTTTTCTAACGAATACAAAAATAGTTATTGGTAATGGAGGGAGAATATATTTTAACTACGAGAGATGAGTTATCTGTTGGAGAATACGAGATCTGCCTGGTTACCGCCCAATTCTTTTCAGTCAAGCCCTGACTTTCCTGGCGAAGCGAGTGGACTTGTTTGGCGTCTGAATAGTCAACACGTTCACGAAGTCAACTCGAGGAGTTGACTCGCGTTCTGCATGCTTAGCTTTATTCATGCAGCGCCATCAGTCGATACACCGAGAGTAGAAGCTCGACGGCTAAGGCGTTTACCAATAAATCTAGGATTATTCCACATATCGAGTTGGTGATTGTGGTCTAGATTCCATGTGATTCTCTGTAAACTTCTTGGTCGCTGACTTAGTTTTATAAAGAAATCTGCTGCCGAGAGATTAAAAACGTACGAGTGCACGCTAATCTTTGGTCGTCCATAAGATTTTTTGGAATTTCCAAGCTGACGTTGACCGCCCATTTTACGCCTCCATCATTGGGCCAACAGCAGCGAGACCCGCACGGAGTGGACTTGGAATTCCGTCCGGCCCACCTCTTGCCTGGGGGAAGAAGAATCTCACTCGGAGAGAAACTAAAAACAGCTGAGAGCGGGCCCTCGCCACACAGCTCGCTGGGCAAGCTCGGCCCAAGGCCGAGTGGCACGCCGACGCACGCTGGCTGATGGTGCCGGAGGCTGGATGGCTGAAAGCGGCCGCTTCCACTTGCCCTGCCCGCTCGCCGTCCACTGTACACGCTACAGGTCCCGTGCTCCCCGAGCCGCGAGTCGTGACGTCGCGCAGGTCACGGTGCCTTATCCGCACCAGCTAATCCGACATCCGTGGGCCACGCCCTGCGCGACAGATCATCGATCCGTACGCGCATCGCGCACGTGTCCCCCTGTCTCTCTCCGCGGGCGGAGACGGACCATGCGGCCAGTacgttttttttttttgtcacGGGAACAACGGAAGCAGCTGGTGGCTGGCTCTGCCTGCGTGGCTGGGGCAAGCGCGCATGTCGTGCGTGCCAGCGGTTCGGTACCGTACCGGCTGGGCTCGACGTGCGTACGTGCGCGGGGAACTGTTTATACATGGCGGGCCCACACAGCGATACTGTAGCCGAAGAAATACATGTTGATACACATAGTCCGGTTAATCCCTTTGCAAAACCAACCGGCAAATCGCGACACGGGCTACAGACACGGTGCCATAAATAAGAACCCGAATGCAAGTATGCGAGCTGCATCGATTGATCTTAAGCCAGCTGTGCCGGTCCATGGACGCCGGCCGCACTGCTCGGCGTGTCGGCAGACGGCGGCGAAAGACCGGGACACGAACACGACGGCCCGGGGACGAATTCCCCTTTTGGGATCCGTCCTCCGTCCGTCCGTCGCCACGGGCCTACCTGCGTGCAGCTAGCTAGGTCTAGGCGGGTGCCCCCGGCACTCTTCTAGCTATCTTGCTGGTACGGTGGCGCTACTGCGCGACGCCGCCGTGGCCACGCTCCCGAAACGAGCTAGCGGCGGCGCGCCACTGCAGTTAcgcaccggccggccggccacctGGTGCGGCGAGACAGTTGCGGCGGAACCAGCAAGTGACCAGCGGCGAGGAACCGCAGACGCACGGAGCGGATCTATCGGTCGGATGATCGGATGGGTTGGGGGAAGGAAGAACGTGAGGCGAGCGCCAGCGCGCACGTCGAGAGGCCACGGCCACAGatgccgccgcgccccggcccgccTTTCTAAAAGGCGGGGCGCGGACAGCGACCGCACGGGCGACACCAGTTCACGCTCCCGCTGGcgtccgccgcgccggcccgcgcgcgatccatCCACGCGACCACGCCCACCGGCCGATCGAGCCGCCCGGCGAGGGCTCCGGTGtatcccggccggccgggcgggcCTGGGGGAGTGGGCGTAAATGGGCTGGGGCACACGGCCGGCGCGGGTGGCAGCCATGTGCCGCGAGGGGCAGCCAAAAGGAATGTCCCGACATGTCGCCGGGCGCGGACACGCGACGTGATCGGTCGTCGCCCGCCCCGCGCCCTCCGCACGTACTTTCGCCCGTGGCCCGGCGTGCCCGTGTGGGCGCCCGTCGCGGTCGCGGTCGCCAGCCATTATCAGcatgcgcgcgcgcggggcgctACTGTGCACGGTccccggcccggccggccggtgccgcgtgcgtgcgtgcatACGAGCGTATGCGCGCACCGGCGGCCGCCGTGTACGCGTGGACGCCGTACGTATGGCCCGGCGGAGCCCTCGACAAGGGTGACACGGCGGCGCCCCTACTCGCTAGTAGCGGCTAGCGGCGCGGCCAACTAGCGAGTTTCAGAAAGGTCGTGCCATTGGCATGGCATCCATGTACACGAACGTACAGCACGGATAATCTTTTGGTGGCACTGTGTCATTTTCAACGGAAATGCAGCTAGCTAGGTTAGGGACACGGAGTCAGGGCAGATTATTCTCGCAGATCTCTGGACGACGCGACTCGACGGGAGCTAGGGTCTGCGCGTAGCCGTAGTAGGTAGGGCAGGGCAGCCACCATGCGAGCGCACTAGCGAGCGAGCTACTGGTACCTCGCGTCGCGTCAGCCGGAAAGGCGCGGGCGTGATCTGGAAATCGTGGCGCGCAGGCGCGTCCGAGCAGGGGCCCCGACCCCGAGATCTTGCcggccgggcgcgcgcgcgcgcacaagTTGCGCTCGCGCTCGATCCGCGCGGGCCGCGACCGCTTTTTGACCCGGCCACTCTGGGGGCGGGGGCGATTCGTCGGGACGTACGGGCGGCAGGCAGGGCTGGCTCCATGATATTCCGAGACAGGGAGCGTCATGGCCGTCGCATGCGTCGCCACGGCCATGCCGCCGCACCGGCTCAGTGGCCGGCCGTGGGAAAGGCTACAGCTAGCGGCTACTCGACATGGGGCCCGGCCTCCTCGCTGCTTGCTGAGGGCTCGCCTTGTAGCTGGCTACGCGTGCAGCTAGCGACGGGCCGACGGCGGAACGGGGTATAGTGGATCAGGAAGGAAGGCTGCCGGCCGGCGGTGTACCCTCTTCCGTGCGACGTCGCCGTCCCGGGAGCTAGAGCTAGCTCGATCTAGGTCTCTGCCGCCGACGGCTGGCCCCGGCCGGCTGTCGCTGTCcgcggccgtgccgtgcgccgGCGCCAACCGCGCGCAGCACGCCTGCCTTGTGCGTCAGTGCGTGGAGCCAAAGCACATGTATGGATGATGGTGGATGCACGTTGGTG from Panicum hallii strain FIL2 chromosome 3, PHallii_v3.1, whole genome shotgun sequence encodes:
- the LOC112885034 gene encoding NAD(P)H dehydrogenase (quinone) FQR1-like, which gives rise to MAVKVYVVFYSTYGHVAKLAEEIKKGAASVEGVEVKIWQVPETLSDEVLGKMGAPPKTDAPIITPQELADADGILFGFPTRFGMMAAQMKAFFDATGGLWREQSLASKPAGIFFSTGTQGGGQETTPLTAVTQLTHHGMVFVPVGYTFGAKMFGMDSVQGGSPYGAGTFAGDGSRWPTEVELEHAFHQGKYFAGIAKRLKGGST
- the LOC112885029 gene encoding transcription factor bHLH112-like isoform X2, with the protein product MADEWWSSARTGDGASACSTNQDADESAATSATETDYFRPSFHVGAAAAASTPSFLADPAPHMVNWTQAYMSGGRAAGAEATTGFNALLQLHGDDAGRYFLLDQQPDVVDGAEPVAPAAASRSVHLYADNQYSSYGDVPAAPMTKPFSQQQHFSGLFGSSTRNFSDMPSALPMTTKPLLLQAWEHKAFKSNKEPVQDTCSSATRRSVPENSPPAAAKKPRIATPSPLPTFKVRKEKLGDRITALQQLVSPFGKTDTASVLHEAIEYIRFLHHQVASLSSPYLRCGRPVQQLQQQQIKEGCEAKEDLRSRGLCLVPVASTYAVAASETAPEFWHPTFGGRFR
- the LOC112885029 gene encoding transcription factor bHLH123-like isoform X1, whose protein sequence is MADEWWSSARTGDGASACSTNQDADESAATSATETDYFRPSFHVGAAAAASTPSFLADPAPHMVNWTQAYMSGGRAAGAEATTGFNALLQLHGDDAGRYFLLDQQPDVVDGAEPVAPAAASRSVHLYADNQYSSYGDVPAAPMTKPFSQQQHFSGLFGSSTRNFSDMPSALPMTTKPLLLQAWEHKAFKSNKEPVQDTCSSATRRSVPENSPPAAAKKPRIATPSPLPTFKVCTGRPPACDAIRRDYITFHLQLSGQLLISSSAHAIQVRKEKLGDRITALQQLVSPFGKTDTASVLHEAIEYIRFLHHQVASLSSPYLRCGRPVQQLQQQQIKEGCEAKEDLRSRGLCLVPVASTYAVAASETAPEFWHPTFGGRFR